The sequence CTCGTTACCTGGCGACACCTGCAGCGTCGCCGTATCGACCTCGATGAAGTCGTTGCGCGCAAAGAAAACGCGCAAGGCAGCCTGAATGGCATTGCGGCCGATGAGGAACGGCCGCCGGTCCGCATGGACATTGCGGGTCCACCAGGGGGACGCTTTGCTCGTCTTCGGCTTCATTCCTAGCTTTCTTCGGGGCACGACCCACGCAAGGGGGTGGCAATTTCCATTGATTTAGGGTAGTTGCGCCCCCAAGCAAACAATTGCTGCGTCTCGGAGAGCATTTCGACAGTCCCTCTACGACGCAAAACGCAGCGTTACAAGGAAGTCTTATGGTCAAGGTCATCGCCTCTTCGGTCCGCAAGGGCAACGTTCTCGACGTCGACGGCAAGCTCTACGTCGTTCTCACCGCTCAGAACTTTCATCCGGGCAAGGGCACTCCGGTCACCCAGGTCGATATGCGCCGCATCGTCGATGGCGTGAAGGTTTCCGAGCGCTGGCGCACCACCGAGCAGGTCGAGCGCGCCTTCGTCGAAGACGTGAACTTCCAGTACCTCTATGAAGACGGCGAAGGCTTCCACTTCATGAACCCGGCCACTTACGACCAGGTCGTGGTCGATGTCGAAACCATGGGCGACCAGAAGGCCTATCTCCAGGAAGGCATGACCTGCATCCTGTCGATCCACGAAGGCATCCCGCTCGCGATCGAACTGCCGCGCCATGTCACGCTCGAAATCAGCGAGACAGAGCCGGTCGTGAAGGGCCAGACGGCATCCTCTTCCTACAAGCCCGCCATACTGTCGAACGGCATCCGCACCCTGGTGCCGCCGCACATTACCGCCGGCACCCGCGTCGTCATCGCGACGGAAGACAATTCCTACGTCGAGCGCGCCAAGGACTGAGCCTCAAGCTCATAGCTTGCATGAAAAACGCCTCGTCCTTGCGACGGGGCGTTTTGCGTTTTGGGCGGTTGAAGCCAGAGGACCCACACGAAGGCGGATCCCCGCCTTAGGGAGCACTGGCCTTTTTCTCGCCCGCCCGCATTGCACTGGCGGTCTCGGGCGGCGTTTGCATATCGGTGCTGTGCTCATGCGGAGCCAAAGACTGCAGATGCAGGATGCGTGGCGACATGGAGTGCATGAAGGCCTCGGAGCGGCCGATATAGATGAGGGTCGCATCCTTCAATTCGGTGAGCATGGCGAAAGCCTTCGCCTGAACTTCAGCCTCGAGCCCTTCCAGCGCATCATCGAAGACGATCCATTTCGGCTTCGCGAGCAGCAGATGCGCAAAGCCGACGGCCTTCTGCTCTTCGGTATCGAGCAATCGATCCCAGCGGGCCTGCGTATCGAGGCGGCTCTTGAGCCGGCCGAGCCCCGCCTTGTCGATGACGGCCTCGACGGCGGCATCGTCGTAGGCGTCCGGATCATCCGGAAAGCAGATTGCCTCCCTGAGCGTGCCGGTCGGCACATAGGGCGTATGCGGCACGAACAGCATGTCATCCATCGGCGGCAGGCTGACCGTGCCGGAGCCGCTGTACCACTGGTGCGCCAGCACCTCGAACAGCAGCCTGCGGTTTACGCCGTGATCGCCATTGATCATCACATGCTCGCCGGCATTGATGGTGACCGTACCCTCCGCGATCCGGAAGCCGTTTTCGGTCGCATCGTCGCTGGTCTTCGTCGAAATCTCCAGATCGGTCCAAACCATCGTCCCCGGTGCCGCCTTCTCAAAGACGAGGGTGTGCGGCATCGGCGTCTTGTCGTCCATCTCCGTCAGCGCCTTGCGGAAATCGGTCACGCGCATCAGCGTCGCGCGCCATTCGGCGATCGGGCCGAAATTGGCGACATACCAGCGCAGCGCCGAATTGACCTGATTGAAGGCGCCGACCGCAACCATCAGCTGACCAAAGGTCAAGCCTCCGGAGAAATAGGCGGGCGCGGCAACGAGGATCGGAATGATGAGCACCAGCCAGCCATAGCCGGCGGACACCCAGGTGAGATTGGTATTGGCGATGGCAAGCTGCCGGATGACGGCAAGCACGGCCGATATATCGAGATTGATCCGTCGGCGTTCGTTCTCCTCGCCGCCGGCAATCGTGATCGCCGGCATATGCTCGTTGGCATGCATGAGCGCAAAGCGCAGCTCGGCCTCTTTCGAATAGCGATCCGCATTCAGCCGCACGAGGCGGCGGCCGACGAATTGGCTGAGGAACGATGCCGATCCGGCATAGAGGATTGCCGCCCAGACCATGTAGCCAGGGATGGCAAAACTCATGCCGTTGACTTTGAATACCATGCCGCTGGAAAGCTCCCAGAGCACGCCGATAAAGCTCAGCAGCAGGATCGTCGCCTGCACAAGGCCGATGGCAAGCCCCGTTGTGCTTTCCGCGAGGTTGCGGGCATCCTCATGCAGGCGCTGGTCGGGATTGACGCCGATCAGGCCGGAAGAGGCGAGACGAAGCGCGCGCTTCGCCTGAAGCCACTGATTGACGAGATCACGCGCCAGACCCTCGCGCATGTACAGCGCGGTCATCTGGTTGAGCCAGGCCTGGATGACGTTGAGGACCAGAAGCGAACCGGCGATGATGCCGAAGACGCCGAGCTGATGGAAGAAAGCGGTGATATCGCGCCTTGCCAGCGAATCGTAAAAGGGCGCGTTCCAATTGTTGAGCAGCACCTGGACATAGGCCGTGACCAGGATGATTACGAAAAGCGCGACGACAAGAATAATGAGCTTGATGCGGACCGGCGAATTCCAGAACGCGGAAAACATCATCCTCAACCGAAAGAAGAGGCTCAAATCGTATCCGACCTGCTCGTTCCCCTGCCCATTCGGCTTGGCTTGCGTATCAACTGCCATCAGCACTTCCCTGCCACGCGTCCCGTCAGTTAATCATGAGCCGCCCTCATGTCCACCCTTGCAATAGATCGGTGGGATCACATTCCTATATACACGGTTTCGCGTCTTGAACCGAATAAGGCCAGCAATTAGCTTGCGCTTGAAAGATTGAGAAAGCCTTCCGATGCAATTTCAGGGAACTGCCGACTATATCGCCGACAAGGATCTGATGGTCGCCGTCAATGCCGCCATAAGGCTGGAGCGTCCGCTCCTCGTAAAGGGCGAACCCGGTACGGGCAAGACCGAACTCGCACGCCAGGTGGCCACCGCGCTCGGCCTTGACCTGATCGAGTGGAATGTCAAATCGACGACGAAGGCCCAGCAGGGTCTCTACGAATATGATGCGGTTTCGCGCCTGCGCGACAGCCAGCTCGGCGACATCAGAGTTCATGACGTCAGCAACTATATCCGTCAGGGCAAGCTTTGGCAGGCCTTCACCTCGCCGACGAAGTGCGTGCTGCTGATCGACGAGATCGACAAGGCCGATATCGAATTCCCGAACGACCTCCTGCAGGAACTCGACCGCATGGAGTTCCATGTCTACGAGACCGGCGAGACGATCCGGGCCGCGATCCGCCCGATCGTCATCATCACCTCGAACAATGAAAAGGAGCTGCCGGACGCCTTCCTGCGCCGCTGTTTCTTTCACTATATCCGTTTTCCCGACATGGAGACGCTGACGCGCATCGTAGAGGTGCACTATCCCGGCATCAAGCAGGCGCTCGTCCATGCGGCACTGACGCAATTCTTTGAAATCCGCGACGTGCCGGGCCTGAAGAAGAAGCCCTCGACCTCAGAAGCGCTCGATTGGATCCGCCTGCTGGTCGCAGACGATATCGAGCCGGAAACATTGCGCGCCGATGCGAAGAACGTATTGCCGAAACTCCATGGCGCGCTTCTGAAGAACGAGCAGGATGTGCACCTCTTCGAACGGCTGGCCTTCATGGCACGTGGGCAGGGAAGATAATGCAACCCGATGCCGTAAAGGTTTTGATCTATGCCGTTCGAGATGGGCATCTGCTTGTCTTCGATGAGCCAGACTTCCCCGACGTCCAGCTCCAGGTTCCTGGTGGCACTGTCGAATCCGGTGAGGACATTGTGGCGGCCGCAGGACGCGAATTCGAGGCGGAGACCGGTTTTGCGCCGCGCGAACTCCATCCGCTTGGCGTCCAAGATTATCGTTTCGAAAAGAACGGCCGCGATTACTATCACCAACGGCACTATTTCCGCTGCGGTATCTCCGAGCGAGCGCCTGCCACTTGGCTCCACCACGAAATGACGCCTTTCGACGGTGGCGACCCGATCGGCTTCCGCTTCTTCTGGCTACCGATCGAGACCGCCAGTAAGCGTCTCGGTCACGGCATGGAAGCTCTCATTGAACATCTGTAGGTCGTATCGGGCCTCTGGGCTCAGCCCCGGACTTTCCCCGACGCTTGCCCCATTGACCCGCGGAGATGTCGGGTTTATGAAATTCCCCTTGTGGTGATTTGGCCGGCCGGCTTGCAGCCACGTTAAATAATTCGCTAAAGGGCCGCGTGCGGACCGGTAGCGATTCATGATCGCGGCCGGTTTTTTTGTATTTGGCGAGTGAAAAGATGCCCATCAAGATTCCCGATACGCTCCCCGCGTTCGAAACCCTCCAGGACGAGGGTGTGCGGGTGATGACCGAAACGGTGGCGTTCCGTCAGGATATCCGCCCCCTTCAGATCGGGCTTCTCAACCTCATGCCGAACAAGATCAAGACCGAGATCCAGATGGCGCGCCTGGTCGGCGCATCGCCGCTGCAGGTGGAGTTTTCTCTGGTGCGCGTTGGCGGCCACAAGGCCAAGAACACCTCGCAGGAGCATCTGCTTGCTTTCTACGAGACGTGGGAGGAAGTGAAGCACCGCAAGTTCGACGGCTTCATCATAACCGGCGCGCCGATCGAGCTGCTGGAATATGAGGACGTCACCTACTGGAACGAGATGCAGGAGATCTTGGACTGGACGACGACCAACGTCCATTCGACGATGAACGTCTGCTGGGGCGCGATGGCGGCGATCTACCATTTCCACAAGGTGCCGAAATACACGCTGAAGGAAAAGGCCTTCGGCGTCTATCGTCACCAGAACCTGAAGCCCTCCTCGGTCTATCTCAACGGCTTCTCCGACGATTTCGCCATTCCGGTGTCCCGCTGGACGGAAGTGCGCCGCGCCGATATCGAAAAGGTGCCCGGCCTGGAAATACTGATGGACTCGAGCGAGATGGGCGTCTGCCTCGTGCATGAACGGGCCTGCAACCGACTCTACATGTTCAATCATGTGGAGTATGATTCCACCTCGCTGGCGGACGAGTATTTCCGGGATGTGAATTCGGGCGTGCCGATCAAGATGCCGCACAACTATTTCCCGCATAACGACCCGGAAATTCCTCCGCAGAACCGGTGGCGCAGCCACGCGCATCTGTTCTTCGGCAACTGGATCAACGAGATCTACCAGACCACGCCATATGATCTGGAGGAGATCGGCCAGGAAAGGATTTGAGGCTTGTTCATTCCCTTCTTCCTGAAGCTAAGGCAAGCGAAGGTTCCGGTGACGCTCCGGGAATTCCTGTCGCTGCTTGAGGGAATGGAAGAAGGGATTGCTGATTACGACGTCGAGGCCTTCTACTATCTGGCGCGCGCGACGCTGATCAAGGACGAGCGCTTCATCGACCGTTTCGACCAGGTCTTCGCCGATTACTTTCGCAGCGTCGAGGCGATCGGTGGCAATGCCGATGGAGAAGCGGTGGAGCCGACCGCTATTCCCGAAGAATGGCTGCGCAAGCTCGCCGAGCGACATCTGACGGAAGAGGAAAGACGGCAGATCGAGGCACTCGGCGGCTTCGACAAGCTGATGGAGACGCTGCGCGAGCGGCTGGCCGAGCAGAAGGGCCGGCATCAGGGCGGCTCGAAATGGATCGGCACGGCGGGCACCTCGCCCTTCGGCGCCTATGGCTACAATCCGGAAGGCGTGCGTATCGGCCAGGAAACCTCGCGCAATCGCCGCGCGGTAAAAGTCTGGGACCGGCGCGACTTCAGGAACCTCGATGACGGCGTAGAGCTTGGCACCCGCAATATCAAGGTGGCGCTGAAGCGCCTGCGCCGCTGGGTTCGCGAGGGGGCAGCCGAGGAACTGGATCTTTCCGGCACCATCCGCTCTACCGCCGAACATGGCTATCTCGATGTCCAGACACGGCCGGAGCGCCGCAACGCCGTCAAGCTTCTGATGTTCTTCGATGTCGGCGGCTCGATGGACGACCATATCCGCGTCGTCGAAGAACTCTTCTCCGCCGCCCGCGCGGAGTTCCGCCACATGGAGTATTTCTACTTTCACAACTGCCTCTACGAGGGCGTGTGGAAAGACAATCGCCGCCGGCGCGTCGACATCACGGCGACGACGGATCTCATCCGCACCTTCGGCCCCGACTACCGTGTCGTCTTCGTCGGCGACGCATCCATGAGCCCCTATGAAATCTCTCAGCCGGGCGGCTCGGTGGAGCATTGGAACAAGGAGGCTGGAGAGGCCTGGCTCAGTCGCATGACAGGCCATTTCCGCAAATGCATCTGGATCAATCCGGTGCCGGAAAGCTATTGGGGCCA comes from Rhizobium tropici CIAT 899 and encodes:
- the efp gene encoding elongation factor P, coding for MVKVIASSVRKGNVLDVDGKLYVVLTAQNFHPGKGTPVTQVDMRRIVDGVKVSERWRTTEQVERAFVEDVNFQYLYEDGEGFHFMNPATYDQVVVDVETMGDQKAYLQEGMTCILSIHEGIPLAIELPRHVTLEISETEPVVKGQTASSSYKPAILSNGIRTLVPPHITAGTRVVIATEDNSYVERAKD
- a CDS encoding ABC transporter ATP-binding protein/permease; this translates as MAVDTQAKPNGQGNEQVGYDLSLFFRLRMMFSAFWNSPVRIKLIILVVALFVIILVTAYVQVLLNNWNAPFYDSLARRDITAFFHQLGVFGIIAGSLLVLNVIQAWLNQMTALYMREGLARDLVNQWLQAKRALRLASSGLIGVNPDQRLHEDARNLAESTTGLAIGLVQATILLLSFIGVLWELSSGMVFKVNGMSFAIPGYMVWAAILYAGSASFLSQFVGRRLVRLNADRYSKEAELRFALMHANEHMPAITIAGGEENERRRINLDISAVLAVIRQLAIANTNLTWVSAGYGWLVLIIPILVAAPAYFSGGLTFGQLMVAVGAFNQVNSALRWYVANFGPIAEWRATLMRVTDFRKALTEMDDKTPMPHTLVFEKAAPGTMVWTDLEISTKTSDDATENGFRIAEGTVTINAGEHVMINGDHGVNRRLLFEVLAHQWYSGSGTVSLPPMDDMLFVPHTPYVPTGTLREAICFPDDPDAYDDAAVEAVIDKAGLGRLKSRLDTQARWDRLLDTEEQKAVGFAHLLLAKPKWIVFDDALEGLEAEVQAKAFAMLTELKDATLIYIGRSEAFMHSMSPRILHLQSLAPHEHSTDMQTPPETASAMRAGEKKASAP
- a CDS encoding AAA family ATPase → MQFQGTADYIADKDLMVAVNAAIRLERPLLVKGEPGTGKTELARQVATALGLDLIEWNVKSTTKAQQGLYEYDAVSRLRDSQLGDIRVHDVSNYIRQGKLWQAFTSPTKCVLLIDEIDKADIEFPNDLLQELDRMEFHVYETGETIRAAIRPIVIITSNNEKELPDAFLRRCFFHYIRFPDMETLTRIVEVHYPGIKQALVHAALTQFFEIRDVPGLKKKPSTSEALDWIRLLVADDIEPETLRADAKNVLPKLHGALLKNEQDVHLFERLAFMARGQGR
- a CDS encoding NUDIX hydrolase codes for the protein MQPDAVKVLIYAVRDGHLLVFDEPDFPDVQLQVPGGTVESGEDIVAAAGREFEAETGFAPRELHPLGVQDYRFEKNGRDYYHQRHYFRCGISERAPATWLHHEMTPFDGGDPIGFRFFWLPIETASKRLGHGMEALIEHL
- the metA gene encoding homoserine O-acetyltransferase MetA, with product MPIKIPDTLPAFETLQDEGVRVMTETVAFRQDIRPLQIGLLNLMPNKIKTEIQMARLVGASPLQVEFSLVRVGGHKAKNTSQEHLLAFYETWEEVKHRKFDGFIITGAPIELLEYEDVTYWNEMQEILDWTTTNVHSTMNVCWGAMAAIYHFHKVPKYTLKEKAFGVYRHQNLKPSSVYLNGFSDDFAIPVSRWTEVRRADIEKVPGLEILMDSSEMGVCLVHERACNRLYMFNHVEYDSTSLADEYFRDVNSGVPIKMPHNYFPHNDPEIPPQNRWRSHAHLFFGNWINEIYQTTPYDLEEIGQERI
- a CDS encoding vWA domain-containing protein, with protein sequence MFIPFFLKLRQAKVPVTLREFLSLLEGMEEGIADYDVEAFYYLARATLIKDERFIDRFDQVFADYFRSVEAIGGNADGEAVEPTAIPEEWLRKLAERHLTEEERRQIEALGGFDKLMETLRERLAEQKGRHQGGSKWIGTAGTSPFGAYGYNPEGVRIGQETSRNRRAVKVWDRRDFRNLDDGVELGTRNIKVALKRLRRWVREGAAEELDLSGTIRSTAEHGYLDVQTRPERRNAVKLLMFFDVGGSMDDHIRVVEELFSAARAEFRHMEYFYFHNCLYEGVWKDNRRRRVDITATTDLIRTFGPDYRVVFVGDASMSPYEISQPGGSVEHWNKEAGEAWLSRMTGHFRKCIWINPVPESYWGHTTSISLIRRLMSDRMYPLTLGGLERATRELSR